In Haliotis asinina isolate JCU_RB_2024 chromosome 11, JCU_Hal_asi_v2, whole genome shotgun sequence, the genomic stretch GCGGATTTCCTGTTCGATTTCTTGTTTGTGCTGACCTTCTCTCGTTTTATTTGTTCGATTATGCAACAAATACAAAGACAATCACAGAAACAGataacaaacacatcaacatatatAGCTTTATGACCGCATCGATACATCTACCTGGTGCTTGTCGCACGATGCATTCACGTGATTCCACTCATTACTGTATTCATACCGCTAAAGGACCAACCGTTGTATATGTTCGGGTTGTGCGaaaatacaccaacatacacacaaacagataAAGAAATACCAATATGCATATTATTTATTTGCGTATGGtcgatacatgtacatgaagctTGTCTCAAAAGGTAATGACGTAATTTCAGCCTGAAATCAGAGTCAGTTCCTAAATGTAATCTTACCGCAACAACTAACGGCTCAGTATAAGCTGATCTCTTTATTAACACCCGGTGTCAACGTTATTTCGTAGTGATACGTTACCACATGCTCCTGATTCAGCTGGAATCATCATGGGACAGTCAACTCAGTGGACATCTCGCTTCTAAAGATTGTCAATGTCCGAGAGTTAAGAGCGCTCAAAGGAGTCACAACATACATGATCTTTCTCGACAACGTCCGCCATTGACGTCCACACCATGTTGTATTATGGCATCCTTCAtatgtaaatggaatgtttctgAATCTTGCAGACACATCGACTCACCCTTTCTGTGAGAGTTACgttttgtttgtcagtatgaTCTGATTGTAGATGGTGTATGTGTAGCCAGGGTAGCGGGACACGGGAGCTCGGCCGAATGAAATCAAACTGTGGCTTATACTACTCGACGGCTGAAACATGAGTAAGTATAGAGTTATAAAGATATACAGTAACTAGTAATCACTGTTCAAAGGATTGCTTCACATCTGTAACAGTTCGCAGAATCGAGCCGCTGGCTACAACCCAAATAACAATAAATTGGTGAGTGAGAGTGGTGGTGAGAGTTATTTCACATATCACGCTGACGAATAGTGGGGTTagatagtctgtctcacagtccccgaaccatattattttcgcTACAGCTAAGCCCTCCTTGCAAATTTAAAGCCCTAAACGAAACAAGACTTGACTTGTTCAGGTCCTGAATCTATGGTTCCCCCGGGACTCCTTTTCaataggtttatttgttacaatcaaaattgcATATATTCAGAAGAGATGGTTAGTCTATGGTGTACGTGCCCATGGACTCTAGCACAGTGATCTAccttggtgatctaccttggtGACCTAccttggtgatctaccttggaAATCTATATAGTggctttatattgtattgtaccaGTCTAGTATCTGTTCATGTTATATGCCAGCTGGTTtatattccatatggaatattCTTGCCGTTTTCTTGTCCAGCTGTTACTTAATATGAAAGTACGACTACAAGTATATTTTAAAATCAGTTTTCTATTCAAACACATGACTATTTACATCATACTGTTACTGAGGTCACCTGAAATTATATTCTCCATTCGGTATTAGTTCGTTCGAAAGATCATTCAACTTAATGTTTAAACAACTGCATAATAAAATCATACTTTACAATATGAATCATCATTTATATTCCAAATTGTGAAATAACAAGACCCTTATTACACTCGCTGAAAATATCGCTCGTCAATGCATATTTCAGAAGCTATCGATAGTAGCTTGCATGGTGGAAAGATCAAGTTATGTCCCTCACAATGCCGTTTTCCTGTCAAGACTCCACATACTTCCGCACAAAATCAAGCTGTTTCTCCTTCAGCATGTAGACGGaattttaaatttgattttagggtaaatgatatgatatgattatGTTATTGTATGGTAGTTCCTTTCATCCCTCTCACACTGGTCGATGGGGTAGCCCATTGGTTCGCTAGTCCCCACGTGGATGCAATGTGtctcccgccttgatattgttggaattggGTAAGTGAGGCGTGAagcttaaaactcactcactccgtctTACCCTCAATGATTCTAGTTCCAGATCCTTGAACCACGGTGTTGGTGGCAGACTGTCATCCAGATAGACCCCTGGACTGTGCAAAAGGAACCTGCTCCTAGCCTCATCGTCACGTGCATCACCGAACTGTATCCCCAGGCTCGCCATACACATTGCAAACATCACACCTTCTGATGCGTTCACTCCGTTACAAAACCTGTTGTAGTCTCCCTTCGTACCGAGTCGACGCAAACCTTGTTTACTTAAGACAATCCCCGCAAACTCATCCGGGTATATCACATCTGTCCCAAGTGCCTCCCTTTTCACTTTATGTCCCCAGTATACCGCACTTCCGTCGTCCTGATTTGACAGGAAGTGATGTAGGTTTTCCATAATGACGTAAGGGATACCTCGTGATATGAAGAACCAATCAGCGTCTTGGAAATGACGTACGTAAATATATCTCAATGCTGTTATGAAATTTGATAGACTTATTTTTACCCAGTAATTAGGTAGTCCGTCAAAAGACAGAGCTGGTATAGTGCCGTTATATCTGTCTATGAAGAGCAACACTGACGTGCATTTGTTTGTCCAGGATTTTCTGGCAATacgtagatgatgaagaatatTAACAATCCTCTTCTTGTAAAAGATGCACATCACCCTGGAGTTTTTCACTTCACGTTTATTGATGCTACCTGTAAAATATATCGATTATTGAAGATATCATGTGATTTTGTACCTAGTGAGTCGTCTCCATTTGAGCGCAAACGTGAAAAATTAATTCGTTTAAATGTGATATTAGGACACATAGTTACTGCAGGTTAGAAAGTGAGACATTGTAAATTATTGTGCATGTGTGAAAGTGAGATATTGTAATTTTTGCGCTGATGTGAAAGTGAGACACTGGAATTACAATGCAGGTGTGAAAGTTAGATATTGTAATTATTGTACAGGTGTAAACGCGATACATTGTCATAGTGCAGGTGTGAAAGTTAGACTTTGTCATAGTGCAGGTGTGAAAgtgagacattttaattgtaGTGCAGATGTGAAACTAAACCATTGTCATTTTAGTGCAGGTGTGAATGTGAGACACTGTCTTTCTAGTGCACGTGTGGAAgtaaaacattttgtaaaccAGGTATGAGTGAGTTGCTGTttcaaattcatgtttgaagCTGGGACATTGTAAATCGTAACATTTAGAACCTAACACTATTTAGAGGAGATGTGAAAATGAGACACTGGCGTGAGAGCACATGTGAAAATGAGACACTGGCGTGAGAGCAcatgtgaaaatgaaacaatgtaAATATTGCAAATGTGAAGCTGGCACACTTCATTCCGTGCAATGATtactttgtccatgtgtaaCTTGCCATTACAAGATTGAAACTAACATTTAGTTATCCATATCGGTAAATTTTCAATTCCCATAAAAAGTCTGAAAATTCATCTATCTACTTATGAAAATGTGTATCGTGTTTTTACTCTAGACGTAAACAGTACCTGAGAGGCGCTGTCTGGTTTCCTCAGTAACATCAACCGCTATgtgcaggggaggtaactcttgagGGATCAGATCGTGATGCGAAACCATCTTTGTCACAGCAATGCCAACGCCGAGCAGGAACCCAGCACAGAAATGTCTCAGCTTAACCGACGTGTATCTGGATAGTCTTCTCATCTTGAATCTACAAGTATTTGGCATGGAGGTATAATTATTCATTTATGATACATTCTTATTACTAAGATGCACGCACAAATCACATGACGTGTATTCCAGGCTTGCCAATGAAGACATGTATAGTTTTATCAGCCAAGCCGTGCTTGTGATATACTGGACAATTGCATCAAGCATTGAATGCTGTCTGTGGTGATCGGTTGGTCAGTGTCGGCGACGCTGTGTGTCAGCGAGCCGATAatgttcataatatcagtcactggacaaATAGTCTTACAGGGCGCTGTCTTACGGATGGGATATTGAGTGGCGAACAGCGCTGAACAACTAAccaatacacaaacacacactggcAAGCCCGACCCTCTGAATGACGCCATTGTCAACGTCAGTATATCAAGGAGCTGAACATTGAAAGAAAAGAATAACTTACACTTTTTTCAACTAGTAAGTCACATCGGCTTTCCTAAAGCTGTATGCATGAGATCAAACCAACCATTACCGTCATGTTACAGGCCGAGTGGCCCTCATACTAACCATGTCGTCTTCAAGGTGTCACTGTCGAGGAAGCTGTGTCACTGTCGTCATCGACCATGGAAACACATGTGCAGCATTCGTCGCTCCATCTTGTTGTGATTTATAATCGATCGTCCGGTGTCATTTGGGAGAATTTTCCCTCGTAAATCCCACATGTTGCCATGACTATCCGTTTTGTCCCTGGAATCTATAGTTTTCGTACCTGTGAATTTTGTTCCCCTATAGGTGACACGTCTTGTATTGCAGCATTTCAAAGACTGGGAAGATTTGCAGGTAGGTCAAAACCTATTTATTTTCCTGTTTTGTCATCTAGTACTTACGAAAGTATAGCGTCACTTCTCTATACTGCGTGTCACGGATGATTGGTGTCCATTGTCGTCACATTCAGAAAaaggagtgggtgagtgactgggtgagtgggtgagtgagtgagtgagtgtatttgtCCAATGTCCTCACATTCAGAGGATGCAGCATTTCGGGGTTGGGAAAGTGGGTATATTAACAGGTGAACTTTTTAACAGATATCTTGTGATGACTTTCGTCAGTTAATTGCCATTGTTATTCaatatgagtgagtgtatttgtCCCATGTCGTCATGACAACGACAGTGGTACGAGGGGTGTCCCAAAAGAGGTCAGGCCTCACCTGGACAATTAACAAACAATGCAACTGTTTTTAGTATTATTTAATCTACATATTGTCTGTCAAGCTCGAGCAAATTGTTTTGCCATGTTCCAAACTAACAATTCCCGTTTTGTTTGACTCTTCATATTGGTTCCCCCCAAAAGACAAAATCGGCAATAAATGCATCACTAACttcataaaacaaaatgtgCAACAACATTTTGTGTGATTCAGATAAGCAGACGTCCTCCAGAATCAGACGTAGCTATTAAAGTGCATAAAAATGCAAACTACAATCGTTTGTTAGAGTGACTCACTGACGATGCGTACTgacagagcatgtttgggagACACTTTCAGATGACGTAAAATAAAGGACATAATTCATGTATGATGCCAAGGGTTCAAACGaaatacttaaaggtcacacaaTGTGTCAGCTTTCAATATACTGCAAACTTGAATGTCTGGACAAAATGTTTTTGGAAAAATAAAATGGGGGTGTGCTTTACAAACGTCTAAAtataaatcaagcaatccaaaaCACTGAGTGGTGATTGGAGATTGTTTTTCACTTCTGcaatgtttaaagaaatattacatCACAATGTATTGTGATGACAAATATCCCCTCAACCACATTATCCATAAAAGTGAAATTCTGGATATGCCTTTGCCAATGATTCCTTCCAAATAAAATTGAAGCTTTTCTAACACTGAACATTGAGAACACAGAGAGGCCGACCACTTTGGGGACACCCCTCGTAAGTTTATGTTAAAGCATAGGAGTTACcgctgtcgtagcgctaagactgcTTTGAGGAAAGGTGACCtgaccagccaaccaaccaccAAGCAGCCAGCAAGTCGGTGACCAAGCAGCCAGCAAGccagccaaccagccaaccagccaGTCTTTACCTCGTTGTAATTAGTTTTAGTATTTGAGTCTGAGTCTTATGCCCGTCACACTTTCTTCTCTAAAATCaatgagcatatatatatatatatatatatatatatagagagagagagagagagagagagagagagagagagagagagagacagaaacATTTTAACTCTGCGAATCACAATCACTCCAAAAATGCAGGTAACCCTTCCACAAAAGAATCGTGTATATGAAAGCAACTTTAATCTCAAGCGTGATATTATACAAATGATCCTGTGTATCTGGACCTATGTTACGTTAAGGTGAAGGCTACCAGTCCCCCAGCCTTGTCATCCGTCTCTGACTTGATCGATTCCATTCCAAGCATCTGTGTTGCTAGGGTATCAGTTGGATAGGACTGAGCCATGGCGTACCAACTCCAGGCACCGTCGTAACCATGGAAATACGACCACTTGAACTGCTCCTGTGACGTCATTCCGGCTCCACGGACTTGGTTGAACTCGGCGATGACGAGAGGTTTGTCCAATTTATACTCGGAAGCGTTgtgctgaaacagttgaacatgGACATGTGTATCATTGGCCAACTGTCAGAAGCACGGTAACATAATAGGAAATGTGAAATGGCATATCCATTCTCTTTCCAAATCAGTACTATACGACACAGTCGTAAAAAAATCCATTTTGAACCAAAGTAGGTCAATAGTCAAACATCAATCCTGCTCCGTCTTAACATAATATGGGAAATGCATAACAACCGATACAAATCATTTGAAAACTCTGTTTTTCAACTTTACTagcaaacatatttgaaagagcgTCAATATTATTGTATATGTACTCATGGAacaatttaagggaacgcatgtttcttagggcaattcagaatttctgtttactaccttcagcgccgtgtattatcgttttcgtgatGAGCAGTTCACTCATAGTCTCAAAGTAGCAGttcaaactcaccataatgctttccatgtacgtgcactacatgctcctaaagttacatgcacttagatttacacgttacatgtgtgtgcactgtcaaacacaacggttaaaaacattgttaacatggcgagaccgtacttaactttggcacagaaatgggaggcaatagtcatggttaatggtggaagctcattacgacaggttgcaacaacttttcacaagtctgttaacgtgatatccagactttggaatctctacagagcgactggtgacgtcaaaatgaggcgtggttggggacggaaaaagaaaaccaccccacgggTTGACCAGACCCtacgccttattgctctgcgagacgggttcaaatcctcctccaaaatcaatacggaattcaggcgaagaacaaacgtcagaatttgttcacgtacagtgcgtaatcgtcttgaatcggctggtctaaaaagccgCCGTCCATTGGTTTGAATCAACATGACTGGGCAACACAAGCGCTTtagactgcagtgggcacggaaccatGTAGGAAGAACCatacgtcaatggagaaacaccatgtttagtgatgagagcacttacacactagaccataatgacggtTGAAATCGAGTttggggaacgtcacagtgcctgcaccatcaaacagcatgatcgttatggagggggctctgttatggtgtggggcgggtttacctttaaccacaatACAGATCTTGTGagtgttgatggcaggatagcaggtgtacgatatcgtgacgagatctgGAACAcgattgtgatcccctttgcacgtacagcaggtcgaatgttcgagttccagcatgacaatgcccgcaCTCACATCACTCATGTTTGGCGGGACAGACAGAGGActgcaggtgtccgggtgttgcaatggccggctaAACGTCCTGcccttaaccccatcgaacatttttgggatgttcttggccgcaatgttaGGGACAGtcctgttcaacccaacaaattggatgaacttttcgtgaATGTCCAGGACTAATTccgtagaattccgattggtaccatccgtacactcattcgcagcatgccacgacgatgccaagcagttctccagagacatgaGGGACACACCcgttattgattttcatcacttgacataagccttttcatttGTATGAACATTTTTGTCTTACTGATttaaagattaaaagtcacagctatttcatgcaTTCCCTTACATTTTTCCTTGAGTATATTTACTAACCAGGAATGGTGCCCAGGAGTCGAACTTTTGCTGCCAGTCATAGCTGTGGGTCGAATAAAATGTCAGATGTCCCTGCAAGCAAATACAATCCCTTAATATACCATCCAGTAGAAGGTTCCCAGTGACATGAGCTGAGAAGGACAGGAAACTGACAGCGTGGTAGGATCGTTCTTAAAGCGTTCGTCAAATGAACTGAAAGATCCGGGTTTTATTTCCgatatgggtgcaatgtgtgaagccagtttctggtgtcgccATGATATTTTtagaatatggctaaaagctgAGTATAAATTATGTTCACTCACCGACTATGACTGGAAGTATAATTCCGAAGCTGACGTGCGTATTTCCATTGTTTGGGTGTGTGACATACCTATGTCGCTACATGCTAGATAAGGTCTTGAACGCGTCAAAATTTAATGACAATGAGTCAATGCTTCAATTACTAAACGTGCATATGCACCCAGAGATCAGATGtagtttttgtatatttttcacaaaaagGAAGATAACATGCGTAAATTCACCATTACGGTTCAGTTAGGCAAACTCGTGATCGGTATTACGATAAATGATCCACGCTACCCGCTAGTGACGGCATAAACCACTTCGGGCGATCCTGACAAACAAGCTACGTGTGACAAAGTAGGTGTAAACAAATATAGAGATGGTGGAGGCACATCTCATAACAGTCGACCACCTCCATGTTCTAgtggttcgatccccggtcGCATCATGCCAACAGACGTTGGTTAAAATTGATACTTGCTGATCCCTGCCTAGTGCTTGACATTTTAATTTGtacggctcagagtcagtataatgtatcTGAGTTGAGTATTTATGCGTAATTTATGAGTATTTATGCGTAGTGTTTCGGCGCTAGAAAACCTGCTGAAATAAGAGCTTCGTCTTATGGGCGAAACAATCACAAGTGCAACTTTAAACACCATTTCAACTGACCGCTAATAACAGCCGACATCGTCACTTTAGGTCTGAGGAGACATACCTGCGGTTTTCCTCCAGCCTTCTTCATACACTCATCCTTGTAGTAGTTGAAGAAAGTAAACTGATCTGTGTTTGACCGCACGTTCCACGACCCGGCGGTTATAGGCGTGGTCGGATCTACGTTTCGGATAGCGTCGGCTTGTCGGGAAACAAACCTG encodes the following:
- the LOC137256422 gene encoding glycoprotein-N-acetylgalactosamine 3-beta-galactosyltransferase 1-like; amino-acid sequence: MENLHHFLSNQDDGSAVYWGHKVKREALGTDVIYPDEFAGIVLSKQGLRRLGTKGDYNRFCNGVNASEGVMFAMCMASLGIQFGDARDDEARSRFLLHSPGVYLDDSLPPTPWFKDLELESLRPSSSISHSLISFGRAPVSRYPGYTYTIYNQIILTNKT